A window of the Listeria swaminathanii genome harbors these coding sequences:
- a CDS encoding ABC transporter permease, with product METLKQLIDYYQTNGSYVMEEFWRHFLMSAYGVIFAAIIAIPLGVYIARKKRLAGWVIQIANIIQTIPALALLAVLMLIMGLGTNTVVLSLFLYSLLPILKNTYTGIRNVDGALLESGKAMGMTKWQVLRLIEMPLALSVIMAGIRNALVIAIGVAAIGTFVGAGGLGDIIVRGTNATNGTAIILAGAIPTAVMAILADLLLGWVERTLNPVKNKRKSLTEAL from the coding sequence ATGGAAACATTAAAACAATTAATTGACTATTACCAAACAAATGGAAGTTATGTCATGGAAGAGTTCTGGCGGCATTTCTTAATGAGTGCTTACGGAGTTATCTTCGCAGCAATCATTGCAATACCGCTCGGAGTATATATTGCTAGGAAAAAACGCTTAGCCGGCTGGGTTATCCAAATTGCCAATATCATCCAAACAATCCCAGCACTCGCCCTGTTAGCTGTACTTATGCTCATCATGGGCTTAGGGACGAATACAGTCGTTTTATCCTTATTCCTATATTCTTTACTACCAATTCTAAAAAACACCTACACAGGCATTAGAAACGTCGACGGGGCGCTTCTTGAATCCGGTAAAGCAATGGGAATGACAAAATGGCAAGTGCTACGCCTTATCGAAATGCCACTTGCATTATCAGTTATTATGGCAGGTATCAGAAATGCACTTGTTATCGCGATTGGAGTCGCAGCAATCGGGACATTCGTTGGAGCAGGAGGCCTTGGAGACATCATTGTCCGCGGAACCAATGCTACAAACGGTACCGCCATCATTTTAGCTGGTGCAATCCCAACAGCAGTCATGGCCATTTTAGCCGATCTGCTACTTGGTTGGGTCGAACGCACATTAAACCCAGTTAAAAACAAAAGAAAATCATTAACCGAAGCCTTATAG
- a CDS encoding osmoprotectant ABC transporter substrate-binding protein: MKKKLIALFSVLLLTSSLFLSSCSLPGLGGSSKDTIRIGAMATTESQIVSNILKELIEHDTGLKVEIVNNLGSTIVQHQAMLNGDVDITATRYTGTDLVGPLGEDAIKDPEKALAAVKKGFEERFHQTWFDSYGFANTYVFMVRQDTAKKYNLNTVSDMRKVENELTAGVDNSWMEREGDGYKAFSKAYDIEFKKIFPMQIGLIYTALKNNQMDVALGYSTDGRIPTYNLKLLKDDKKFFPPYDASALATDEILKKHPELKTTINKLKGKISTEEMQKLNYEADGKLKEPSIVAQEFLQKNNYFDGKN; this comes from the coding sequence ATGAAGAAAAAATTAATCGCATTATTCAGCGTGTTACTTCTAACCAGTTCGCTTTTCTTGTCTAGTTGTTCTTTACCAGGACTTGGAGGAAGTTCCAAAGATACTATCCGTATCGGCGCAATGGCCACAACTGAATCACAAATCGTTTCCAATATTTTAAAAGAATTGATTGAGCATGACACTGGCTTAAAAGTAGAAATCGTCAACAACCTCGGATCAACTATCGTCCAACACCAAGCAATGCTTAACGGTGATGTAGATATTACAGCTACAAGATACACTGGAACCGATTTAGTTGGACCACTTGGCGAAGATGCTATTAAAGACCCAGAAAAAGCCTTAGCTGCTGTTAAAAAAGGGTTTGAAGAACGTTTCCACCAAACCTGGTTTGATTCTTACGGCTTTGCTAATACTTACGTGTTTATGGTGCGCCAAGATACCGCTAAAAAATACAACCTAAACACCGTTAGTGACATGCGCAAAGTGGAAAATGAACTCACTGCTGGCGTTGATAATTCTTGGATGGAACGCGAAGGAGACGGCTATAAAGCATTCTCCAAAGCCTATGACATCGAATTCAAGAAAATCTTCCCTATGCAAATTGGCTTAATTTATACTGCACTTAAAAACAATCAAATGGACGTGGCGCTTGGTTACTCAACAGACGGCCGTATCCCAACATACAACTTAAAATTATTAAAAGATGATAAAAAATTCTTCCCACCATATGACGCTTCAGCACTCGCAACAGATGAAATTTTAAAGAAACACCCAGAACTAAAAACAACGATTAATAAGCTAAAAGGTAAAATTTCCACTGAAGAAATGCAAAAGCTTAATTATGAGGCAGATGGCAAATTAAAAGAACCATCCATTGTAGCGCAAGAATTCCTACAAAAAAATAATTACTTTGACGGTAAAAACTAA
- a CDS encoding ABC transporter permease, which produces MDAIVTFFQENGHNLLVQTWQHLFISLSAVILGIVVAVPTGILLTRSPRVANFVIGVVSVLQTVPSLAILAFIIPFLGVGTLPAIIALFIYALLPILRNTFIGVRGVDKNLIESGRGMGMTNWQLIVNVEIPNSISIIMAGIRLSAVYVIAWATLASYIGAGGLGDFIFNGLNLYRPDLILGGAIPVTILALVVEFALGKLEYRLTPKAIREAREGGE; this is translated from the coding sequence ATGGACGCAATTGTTACATTTTTTCAAGAAAACGGCCATAACTTACTTGTCCAAACATGGCAACATCTATTTATCTCCTTATCTGCCGTTATTTTAGGGATCGTCGTTGCGGTGCCAACTGGAATCTTACTCACTCGTTCACCAAGAGTAGCGAATTTTGTTATTGGTGTGGTTAGTGTTCTTCAAACTGTCCCATCACTCGCCATTTTGGCATTCATTATTCCATTTCTTGGGGTTGGAACGCTACCGGCGATTATTGCGCTATTTATTTACGCGCTTTTACCAATCTTGCGTAACACTTTTATCGGGGTTCGAGGGGTTGATAAAAATTTAATCGAATCTGGTCGTGGAATGGGGATGACGAATTGGCAACTGATTGTAAACGTTGAAATTCCTAATTCTATCTCGATTATTATGGCGGGTATTCGTTTATCTGCCGTTTACGTTATCGCTTGGGCAACACTTGCTTCCTATATCGGTGCTGGCGGTCTTGGAGACTTTATTTTTAATGGCTTGAACTTATACCGTCCAGATTTAATTCTCGGCGGAGCAATTCCAGTAACCATTTTAGCCCTTGTAGTAGAATTCGCGCTTGGAAAATTAGAATATCGTTTAACTCCAAAAGCCATCCGCGAAGCTCGGGAAGGGGGAGAATGA
- a CDS encoding betaine/proline/choline family ABC transporter ATP-binding protein (Members of the family are the ATP-binding subunit of ABC transporters for substrates such as betaine, L-proline or other amino acids, choline, carnitine, etc. The substrate specificity is best determined from the substrate-binding subunit, rather than this subunit, as it interacts with the permease subunit and not with substrate directly.): MLKFEHVTKTYKGGKKAVNDLTLSIDKGEFVCFIGPSGCGKTTTMKMINRLIEPTEGKIFINDKDIMAEDPVKLRRSIGYVIQQIGLMPHMTIRENIVLVPKLLKWSEEKKQERAKELIKLVDLPEEFLDRYPYELSGGQQQRIGVLRALAAEQNLILMDEPFGALDPITRDSLQEEFKNLQKELGKTIIFVTHDMDEAIKLADRIVIMKAGEIVQFDTPDEILRNPANSFVRDFIGKDRLIEAKPDVTQVAQIMNTNPVSITADKSLQAAITIMKEKRVDTLLVVDEGNVLKGFIDVEQIDLNRHTATSVMDIIEKNVFYVNEDTLLRDTVQRILKRGYKYIPVVDKDKRLVGIVTRASLVDIVYDSIWGSVDEGAEKQEEQAASETTEPEMKQEG, translated from the coding sequence GTGTTAAAATTTGAACACGTAACGAAGACTTATAAAGGGGGCAAAAAAGCTGTTAATGATCTAACTCTTAGCATCGATAAAGGAGAATTTGTTTGTTTTATCGGTCCAAGTGGTTGTGGAAAGACGACAACGATGAAGATGATTAACCGGCTTATTGAACCTACAGAAGGTAAAATATTTATTAATGACAAAGACATCATGGCGGAAGATCCTGTCAAACTAAGACGTTCGATTGGCTACGTTATTCAGCAAATTGGCTTGATGCCACATATGACGATTCGTGAAAATATCGTCCTTGTACCAAAATTACTTAAATGGTCCGAAGAGAAAAAACAAGAACGGGCGAAAGAATTAATAAAATTAGTAGATTTACCAGAAGAGTTTTTAGACCGATATCCTTATGAATTAAGTGGTGGACAGCAACAACGTATCGGTGTTCTGAGAGCGCTTGCGGCTGAACAAAATTTAATTTTAATGGATGAACCTTTTGGCGCACTAGATCCAATTACTCGTGATTCTCTTCAAGAAGAATTTAAAAACTTGCAAAAAGAGCTTGGAAAAACGATTATTTTCGTTACGCATGATATGGATGAAGCAATTAAACTTGCAGACCGTATCGTTATTATGAAAGCAGGCGAAATCGTTCAATTTGATACGCCAGATGAAATTTTGCGCAATCCGGCGAATTCCTTTGTGCGTGATTTCATTGGGAAAGATCGCTTAATTGAAGCGAAGCCAGATGTTACACAAGTAGCACAAATTATGAACACCAACCCAGTTTCTATTACAGCGGATAAATCCCTACAAGCCGCTATTACGATTATGAAAGAAAAACGAGTGGATACTTTACTTGTAGTGGATGAGGGTAATGTCTTAAAAGGCTTTATCGATGTTGAGCAAATTGATTTAAATCGTCATACAGCAACTTCTGTAATGGATATTATCGAGAAAAACGTTTTTTATGTCAATGAAGATACTTTACTCCGAGATACAGTGCAACGAATTCTAAAACGTGGCTATAAATACATTCCTGTAGTAGATAAAGATAAACGTCTTGTCGGGATTGTTACTCGTGCCAGCTTAGTTGATATCGTTTATGATTCCATTTGGGGTTCAGTAGACGAAGGAGCAGAAAAGCAGGAGGAACAAGCCGCTTCCGAAACGACAGAGCCAGAAATGAAGCAGGAGGGATAA
- the thiT gene encoding energy-coupled thiamine transporter ThiT, translated as MQNKRLIILLECAIFAAVAMVLSFIPLDIGSSFSISLGMIPMYVIAIRRGFWAAGFAGLLWGLLHFLTGKAYILMPSQAFIEYILAFSFVAFSGVFSKQVRSNLAANQLKKAIQWAWGTMIIGGVAKYFWHYVAGVLFWGAYAFQGWGAQLFSIVMNGASCLATVIVAGIVISILLKTSPKLFLPK; from the coding sequence ATGCAAAACAAGCGATTAATCATTTTACTCGAGTGTGCCATTTTTGCTGCAGTTGCTATGGTACTAAGTTTTATCCCGCTGGACATCGGTTCTAGTTTCTCGATTTCACTGGGAATGATTCCAATGTATGTGATTGCGATCCGCCGCGGTTTTTGGGCTGCTGGATTCGCTGGACTACTGTGGGGGTTACTACATTTCCTCACTGGGAAAGCCTATATTTTAATGCCGTCACAAGCATTTATTGAGTACATTTTAGCATTCAGTTTTGTTGCATTTAGTGGCGTATTCAGTAAGCAAGTACGAAGCAATTTAGCTGCTAATCAACTTAAAAAGGCAATCCAATGGGCGTGGGGAACCATGATTATTGGAGGCGTTGCAAAATATTTTTGGCATTACGTTGCTGGCGTATTATTCTGGGGGGCTTATGCTTTTCAAGGCTGGGGCGCGCAACTTTTTTCGATTGTCATGAATGGGGCTAGTTGCTTGGCTACGGTCATTGTTGCTGGTATCGTCATCTCGATATTACTAAAAACCTCACCCAAATTATTCTTACCAAAATAA
- a CDS encoding MmcQ/YjbR family DNA-binding protein translates to MDYEQTLQEKVALCLTLQAAKETFPFDKKTHALTVGGKIFALIHLYHGDLYISVKCQPERIDLLRDEYLSIKPGYHLNKKHWITLVINEKYDVEAETEFALIQNSYQLIFDKLPKKAQNTVKFSAND, encoded by the coding sequence ATGGATTACGAGCAAACTTTACAAGAAAAAGTCGCGCTTTGTCTTACTTTACAAGCCGCTAAAGAAACTTTCCCATTTGATAAAAAAACGCATGCTTTAACGGTTGGCGGTAAAATATTCGCACTGATACATCTATACCACGGGGATTTATACATAAGCGTTAAATGTCAGCCGGAAAGAATTGATTTGTTGCGCGATGAATATTTGAGCATAAAACCAGGCTATCATTTAAATAAAAAGCATTGGATTACGCTCGTTATTAATGAAAAATACGATGTGGAAGCTGAAACTGAATTTGCGTTAATTCAAAATAGTTATCAGCTTATTTTTGATAAATTGCCGAAAAAAGCACAAAATACTGTGAAATTTTCTGCAAATGACTAA
- a CDS encoding ABC-F family ATP-binding cassette domain-containing protein encodes MLTVNNVGLRYGDKKLFEDVSIKFLPGNCYGLIGANGAGKSTFLKVLSGELDSQSGNVHIGSGERLAVLRQDHFQYDNELVLNTVIMGHERLYKIMDEKNAIYMKEDFSDADGIRAAELEGEFAELNGWEAESEAAVLLNGLGIPTDLHGKLMKDLTGGEKVKVLLAQALFGKPDILLLDEPTNHLDIRAIHWLEEFLINFDNTVIVVSHDRHFLNKVCTHIADLDFSKIKLYVGNYDFWYESSQLAQTMMGDRNKKKEEKMKELQEFIARFSANASKSKQATSRKKMLEKITLEDIQPSSRRYPFIQFKPDREVGNDLLTVTNLSKTIDGVKILDNLSFSINRNDKVALVGDDEVAKTVLFQILAGEMEPDEGSYKWGITTSQSYFPKDNSEFFEENDMSLVEWLRQFSPEDDSEAFLRGFLGRMLFSGDEVLKKVRVLSGGEKVRCMLSKMMLSGSNVLLLDEPTNHLDLESITALNNGLEGFKGAMIFASHDHQLLQTIATRIVNLSKDQFYNKEISYDEYLKEVMNVAE; translated from the coding sequence ATGTTAACTGTAAATAATGTTGGCTTACGCTACGGCGATAAAAAGCTATTTGAAGATGTTTCGATTAAATTTTTGCCAGGTAACTGTTACGGTCTTATTGGCGCAAACGGTGCTGGTAAATCAACGTTCCTAAAAGTGCTTTCTGGCGAGCTTGATTCACAAAGTGGTAATGTGCATATTGGTTCAGGTGAGCGTCTAGCTGTCCTTCGCCAAGATCATTTCCAGTATGATAATGAACTTGTTCTTAACACTGTTATTATGGGACATGAACGTCTATACAAAATTATGGACGAAAAAAATGCCATTTACATGAAAGAAGATTTCAGCGATGCAGATGGTATCCGTGCTGCGGAACTTGAAGGCGAATTTGCTGAATTAAATGGTTGGGAAGCGGAATCTGAGGCTGCTGTTTTATTAAACGGCTTAGGTATCCCTACTGACTTACACGGAAAACTTATGAAAGATTTAACTGGTGGAGAAAAAGTGAAAGTGCTTCTTGCGCAAGCTTTATTCGGTAAACCAGATATCTTACTTCTGGATGAGCCTACCAATCACCTGGACATCCGTGCAATTCATTGGTTAGAAGAATTTTTAATTAACTTTGATAATACTGTTATCGTTGTATCCCATGACCGTCACTTCCTAAACAAAGTATGTACGCATATTGCGGATCTTGATTTCAGCAAAATTAAATTATATGTCGGAAACTATGATTTCTGGTATGAATCAAGCCAATTAGCTCAAACAATGATGGGCGATCGTAATAAGAAAAAAGAAGAAAAAATGAAAGAATTACAAGAGTTTATTGCCCGGTTTAGTGCCAATGCATCTAAATCCAAACAAGCAACAAGCCGTAAAAAAATGCTCGAAAAAATCACGCTGGAAGATATTCAACCTTCTAGTCGTCGTTACCCTTTCATTCAGTTCAAACCGGACCGTGAAGTTGGGAACGACCTACTAACAGTAACAAACTTATCTAAAACAATTGATGGCGTGAAGATTCTTGATAATCTTTCCTTCTCCATTAATCGTAATGATAAAGTTGCTTTAGTTGGCGATGATGAAGTTGCAAAAACTGTTCTTTTCCAAATCCTTGCTGGCGAAATGGAACCTGACGAAGGTAGCTATAAATGGGGTATTACAACTAGCCAAAGCTACTTCCCGAAAGATAACTCCGAATTCTTCGAGGAAAACGATATGAGCCTTGTAGAATGGCTACGTCAATTTTCTCCTGAAGATGATAGTGAAGCTTTCTTACGTGGATTCCTTGGTCGTATGCTATTCAGCGGCGACGAAGTACTTAAAAAAGTACGCGTCCTATCCGGTGGAGAAAAAGTTCGTTGTATGTTATCCAAAATGATGCTTTCAGGTTCTAACGTCCTGTTACTAGACGAACCTACTAACCACTTGGACTTAGAATCAATCACAGCGTTAAATAATGGCTTGGAAGGTTTTAAAGGCGCAATGATCTTTGCTTCCCATGACCATCAGTTACTACAAACAATCGCAACTCGTATTGTTAACTTATCAAAAGACCAATTTTACAATAAAGAAATTTCTTATGATGAGTATTTAAAAGAAGTTATGAATGTAGCAGAATAA